The Thamnophis elegans isolate rThaEle1 chromosome 15, rThaEle1.pri, whole genome shotgun sequence genome includes a window with the following:
- the CCNJ gene encoding cyclin-J, with product MELEGQWWKGQLAADIHQALRYKELKLPSYKGQSPQLNLRRYFADLIAIVSNQFRLCPAARHLAVYLLDLFMDRYDISIQQLHVVALSCLLLASKFEDKEDSVPKLEQLNSLGCMTNMSLVLTKQNLLHMELLLLETFQWNLCLPTAAHFIDYYLSIAVHESDLHDGWPMVCLEKTKLYMAKYADYFLEVSLQDHAFLNYAPSLVAAACVASSRIILRLSPTWPVRLHRLTAYSWDFLLPCIERLLVAHDNDVKEANKQKGQHSSQPPRNALFQTTGQPTPQHIPHYIQAHQTSLPYLQPATQQNCQPIMPSGRTSAYPMQTCPAGLQGGAQAQSHMQTSEMPLAVPIEVKPCLNVSYNRTYQIAGCYPCITPCFER from the exons ATGGAGCTGGAGGGGCAGTGGTGGAAAGGACAGCTGGCTGCAGACATCCACCAAGCTCTTCGCTACAAG GAGCTGAAGCTGCCCTCTTACAAAGGCCAGTCTCCCCAGCTAAATCTGAGAAGGTATTTTGCAGACTTGATTGCCATTGTGAGCAACCAGTTCCGCCTCTGTCCCGCTGCCCGACACCTGGCCGTTTACCTGTTGGACCTCTTCATGGATCGTTACGACATCTCCATTCAACAGCTGCACGTGGTGGCGCTATCCTGCCTGCTTTTAGCAA GTAAATTTGAAGACAAGGAAGACAGTGTGCCTAAGCTTGAACAGCTGAACAGCTTGGGGTGCATGACCAACATGAGCCTGGTCCTAACCAAGCAGAATTTGCTGCACATGGAGCTGCTCTTGCTAGAAACTTTCCAGTGGAACCTCTGCCTGCCCACAGCGGCTCATTTCATAGACTACTATCTCTCGATCGCCGTTCACGAATCCGACCTGCATGACGGATGGCCAATGGTTTGCTTGGAGAAGACCAAATTGTACATGGCCAAATATGCCGACTACTTCCTGGAAGTATCCCTGCAAG ATCATGCCTTCTTAAATTATGCCCCTTCGCTAGTGGCGGCTGCGTGCGTCGCTTCCTCAAGGATTATCTTGCGTCTTTCGCCAACGTGGCCAGTGCGTCTCCATCGCCTGACGGCATACTCCTGGGATTTTCTGTTGCCATGCATTGAGCGACTATTGGT GGCCCATGATAATGATGTCAAAGAAGCCAACAAACAAAAGGGACAGCATAGCTCTCAACCACCCCGTAACGCTTTATTTCAAACAACCGGTCAACCCACACCGCAGCACATACCCCATTATATTCAAGCGCATCAGACGTCTCTGCCCTATCTTCAACCAGCAACGCAACAAAACTGCCAGCCAATTATGCCAAGCGGTCGTACCTCAGCCTACCCAATGCAGACTTGCCCTGCTGGTTTACAAGGTGGTGCTCAGGCTCAAAGCCACATGCAGACATCGGAAATGCCGCTAGCCGTCCCTATAGAGGTGAAGCCATGTTTAAACGTCTCCTACAATCGAACCTATCAGATTGCTGGATGTTACCCTTGTATTACTCCATGCTTTGAGAGGTGA